One Festucalex cinctus isolate MCC-2025b chromosome 3, RoL_Fcin_1.0, whole genome shotgun sequence DNA window includes the following coding sequences:
- the synm gene encoding synemin isoform X1, whose protein sequence is MLPSRRTFEADKQQLQQLNGRLAEYLTRTQQLERENARLLAEIKQLRQAQVTEREPRSKAEVRELRRTMERVALEKSRAEMERERLGRELETVRSLCSQQSDACRDIGGELHGREKELRAAQQNNALLQQRLLELQREYAFLEETHRQQMGQFRRQMDSQVNPVVVMQSYHGPPAASMEEVQEYARGMSEGWMQTFEMYQQKVEEMEQAIQEDQAMLSDLQREKMLHTSELDKLRTDAEKQGQLQMRLEEQLLHMQEKFSRDEGEYQMIIEQLERERNTMAEAIAQRMQDHQHLLRVKMDLGMEVAAYRALLEGERVGLQDAHRRMNQRERIIDIKTHGQLYTPRTSTTTRQRMDVRFTPSTSIIRRSPVAPSGSGSPSRVIPISLASRAQHQSPASRRDLVSFTKARAATSSAVPKDKEIIQNERQSATSAEKTRKVQHVSKVENKTGSTKSSAETISGRVISPPRRSLDTKPEMERSMKGADKPVKGNLYESESKNEDKTKSTIESSERKGLDGLSVEEIIETVIKPAGLEAKVCPSGESKITYHVEKTEQGDGSMKTQIVLQSKVAEEVDVSEESALDQLLSQGVKKVSLEDIEDTATGSMIRNLLSGLQAEGSLQNKSVNVEIIEQPVESYEEEVTEESRSCYGPSAYFQIEEMEEDQDTHFEKSGDDTTKRSKVGTVQAQEESEALYFTHDQEPAEYFVSTPDDNLSEPEEGCGITSYGHYGMVDDLSDERYYQDDRLPPTRTILEENDQYRFMSDRTFLKESIPECIIEEEIRVSPVVQESMLEFLREDSLEPKEQLRGALEKLQGSVSGPLREELAFLTKVSSESPQNVAVDIKKVQQSSGSGTTTIVAELNVSQTLEDSGLLDEDDLSEEQIMAALRSSHFGGALQGGSGEGYTFRISKEQRVVVDDDFDIAREGESSSLVTERQIKVGPSEKRSISIKTEGHSSHTDVSSDQE, encoded by the exons ATGTTGCCTTCGAGAAGAACTTTTGAGGCCGACaagcagcagctgcagcagctcAACGGCCGACTGGCCGAGTACCTCACCAGGACGCAGCAACTGGAGCGAGAGAACGCGCGACTCCTGGCCGAGATTAAGCAGCTCAGACAGGCCCAGGTGACGGAGCGGGAGCCGCGCTCCAAGGCCGAAGTGCGCGAGCTGAGGCGGACGATGGAGCGGGTGGCGCTGGAGAAGTCCCGCGCCGAGATGGAGCGCGAGAGGCTGGGCAGGGAGTTGGAGACGGTGCGTTCGCTGTGCAGCCAGCAGAGCGACGCGTGCCGGGACATCGGCGGGGAGCTCCACGGCCGCGAGAAGGAGCTCCGGGCGGCCCAGCAGAACAACGCGTTGCTCCAGCAGCGTTTGCTGGAGCTGCAAAGGGAGTACGCGTTCTTGGAGGAGACGCACCGGCAGCAGATGGGACAGTTCAGACGGCAAATGGACTCCCAG GTGAACCCCGTTGTGGTCATGCAGAGTTACCATGGACCTCCTGCAGCCTCCATGGAGGAGGTGCAGGAGTACGCCCGCGGGATGTCCGAGGGCTGGATGCAGACCTTCGAGATGTACCAACAGAAGGTGGAGGAGATGGAACAGGCCATCCAGGAGGACCAGGCCATGCTGAGTGACCTGCAGAGGGAGAAGATGCTGCACACCTCCGAGTTGGACAAATTACGCACGGATGCGGAGAAACAAGGGCAGCTGCAAATGCGTCTGGAGGAGCAACTCCTGCACATGCAGGAGAAATTCAGTCGGGACGAGGGCGAGTATCAG ATGATTATCGAGCAGCTGGAGCGGGAAAGGAACACCATGGCAGAGGCCATTGCGCAGAGGATGCAGGACCATCAGCATCTGCTGCGGGTCAAGATGGACCTGGGCATGGAGGTGGCAGCCTACAG AGCGCTCTTGGAGGGTGAGCGAGTTGGGCTTCAAGACGCTCACAGAAGAATGAACCAGAGGGAAAGGATCATAG ATATCAAGACGCACGGCCAACTCTACACTCCGAGAACTTCCACCACAACCAGACAGCGTATGGACGTCAGATTCACACCGTCAACATCCATTATTAGAAGATCTCCCGTAGCTCCCTCTGGGTCTGGAAGTCCCTCCAGGGTCATTCCAATTTCACTCGCAAGCAGAGCTCAACATCAGAGTCCAGCGTCCAGAAGGGACTTGGTCTCATTTACCAAAGCTCGAGCTGCCACTTCTTCCGCTGTTCCCAAAGATAAGGAAATAATCCAGAATGAGCGACAAAGCGCAACGTCAGCAGAGAAAACCAGGAAAGTTCAACACGTCTCCAAGGTAGAGAACAAAACCGGTTCTACAAAGTCCTCTGCTGAGACCATATCAGGTCGAGTGATATCACCACCAAGGAGAAGCCTTGACACAAAACCAGAGATGGAAAGGAGCATGAAAGGAGCAGATAAACCAGTTAAAGGAAATCTTTATGAAAGTGAGTCTAAGAATGAAGACAAAACCAAATCCACTATTGAGTCAAGTGAGCGAAAAGGTTTAGACGGTTTGTCTGTTGAGGAGATCATTGAGACGGTGATCAAACCAGCTGGTCTAGAGGCCAAGGTTTGCCCTTCCGGAGAATCAAAGATTACCTATCACGTGGAGAAAACCGAACAGGGGGACGGCTCGATGAAGACTCAGATTGTGTTGCAGTCTAAGGTGGCGGAGGAGGTGGATGTTTCAGAGGAATCCGCCCTGGATCAGCTGCTGAGCCAAGGGGTGAAGAAGGTATCCTTGGAGGACATTGAGGACACAGCGACAGGAAGCATGATCAGGAACCTGCTCAGTGGCCTACAGGCAGAAGGGAGCCTGCAAAATAAGTCTGTCAATGTGGAAATTATTGAGCAGCCGGTGGAGTCTTACGAGGAAGAAGTTACTGAGGAGTCTAGATCTTGTTATGGGCCCTCTGCATATTTCCAAATTGAGGAGATGGAAGAAGACCAAGATACGCACTTTGAGAAGAGCGGTGATGACACCACGAAAAGGTCCAAAGTTGGAACAGTTCAGGCTCAGGAGGAGAGTGAGGCTTTATATTTCACCCATGACCAAGAGCCCGCTGAGTATTTTGTCTCCACACCAGACGATAATCTCTCTGAACCCGAGGAGGGTTGCGGCATTACCTCATACGGTCATTACGGCATGGTGGATGACTTGTCTGATGAGAGGTATTATCAAGATGACCGACTTCCACCAACCAGAACCATCCTTGAAGAAAACGACCAGTATAGATTTATGTCTGATCGGACTTTTCTCAAAGAGAGCATTCCCGAGTGCATCATTGAAGAGGAGATCCGCGTCTCGCCTGTAGTGCAGGAGTCGATGCTCGAGTTCCTGCGAGAGGACTCGTTGGAGCCCAAAGAGCAACTGAGGGGAGCTTTGGAGAAGTTACAAGGCTCCGTGTCAGGTCCACTGAGGGAGGAGTTGGCTTTCCTCACTAAAGTAAGCAGCGAAAGTCCACAGAACGTCGCCGTTGACATCAAGAAGGTGCAGCAGTCAAGCGGCAGCGGAACCACCACCATCGTCGCCGAGCTGAACGTCTCGCAAACGCTGGAGGACTCCGGCCTGCTGGACGAGGACGATTTATCAGAGGAGCAGATCATGGCCGCGCTGAGGTCGTCCCACTTTGGGGGCGCCTTGCAGGGAGGATCTGGGGAAGGGTACACCTTCAGGATCTCCAAGGAACAGCGTGTTGTGGTGGACGATGATTTTGACATTGCGAGGGAAGGCGAGTCTTCGTCCCTCGTCACCGAGAGACAGATCAAAGTCGGGCCATCTGAGAagaggtcgatttccatcaagacGGAGGGACACAGCAGCCATACTGACGTTAGCTCAGATCAAGAGTGA
- the synm gene encoding synemin isoform X2: MQSYHGPPAASMEEVQEYARGMSEGWMQTFEMYQQKVEEMEQAIQEDQAMLSDLQREKMLHTSELDKLRTDAEKQGQLQMRLEEQLLHMQEKFSRDEGEYQMIIEQLERERNTMAEAIAQRMQDHQHLLRVKMDLGMEVAAYRALLEGERVGLQDAHRRMNQRERIIDIKTHGQLYTPRTSTTTRQRMDVRFTPSTSIIRRSPVAPSGSGSPSRVIPISLASRAQHQSPASRRDLVSFTKARAATSSAVPKDKEIIQNERQSATSAEKTRKVQHVSKVENKTGSTKSSAETISGRVISPPRRSLDTKPEMERSMKGADKPVKGNLYESESKNEDKTKSTIESSERKGLDGLSVEEIIETVIKPAGLEAKVCPSGESKITYHVEKTEQGDGSMKTQIVLQSKVAEEVDVSEESALDQLLSQGVKKVSLEDIEDTATGSMIRNLLSGLQAEGSLQNKSVNVEIIEQPVESYEEEVTEESRSCYGPSAYFQIEEMEEDQDTHFEKSGDDTTKRSKVGTVQAQEESEALYFTHDQEPAEYFVSTPDDNLSEPEEGCGITSYGHYGMVDDLSDERYYQDDRLPPTRTILEENDQYRFMSDRTFLKESIPECIIEEEIRVSPVVQESMLEFLREDSLEPKEQLRGALEKLQGSVSGPLREELAFLTKVSSESPQNVAVDIKKVQQSSGSGTTTIVAELNVSQTLEDSGLLDEDDLSEEQIMAALRSSHFGGALQGGSGEGYTFRISKEQRVVVDDDFDIAREGESSSLVTERQIKVGPSEKRSISIKTEGHSSHTDVSSDQE; the protein is encoded by the exons ATGCAGAGTTACCATGGACCTCCTGCAGCCTCCATGGAGGAGGTGCAGGAGTACGCCCGCGGGATGTCCGAGGGCTGGATGCAGACCTTCGAGATGTACCAACAGAAGGTGGAGGAGATGGAACAGGCCATCCAGGAGGACCAGGCCATGCTGAGTGACCTGCAGAGGGAGAAGATGCTGCACACCTCCGAGTTGGACAAATTACGCACGGATGCGGAGAAACAAGGGCAGCTGCAAATGCGTCTGGAGGAGCAACTCCTGCACATGCAGGAGAAATTCAGTCGGGACGAGGGCGAGTATCAG ATGATTATCGAGCAGCTGGAGCGGGAAAGGAACACCATGGCAGAGGCCATTGCGCAGAGGATGCAGGACCATCAGCATCTGCTGCGGGTCAAGATGGACCTGGGCATGGAGGTGGCAGCCTACAG AGCGCTCTTGGAGGGTGAGCGAGTTGGGCTTCAAGACGCTCACAGAAGAATGAACCAGAGGGAAAGGATCATAG ATATCAAGACGCACGGCCAACTCTACACTCCGAGAACTTCCACCACAACCAGACAGCGTATGGACGTCAGATTCACACCGTCAACATCCATTATTAGAAGATCTCCCGTAGCTCCCTCTGGGTCTGGAAGTCCCTCCAGGGTCATTCCAATTTCACTCGCAAGCAGAGCTCAACATCAGAGTCCAGCGTCCAGAAGGGACTTGGTCTCATTTACCAAAGCTCGAGCTGCCACTTCTTCCGCTGTTCCCAAAGATAAGGAAATAATCCAGAATGAGCGACAAAGCGCAACGTCAGCAGAGAAAACCAGGAAAGTTCAACACGTCTCCAAGGTAGAGAACAAAACCGGTTCTACAAAGTCCTCTGCTGAGACCATATCAGGTCGAGTGATATCACCACCAAGGAGAAGCCTTGACACAAAACCAGAGATGGAAAGGAGCATGAAAGGAGCAGATAAACCAGTTAAAGGAAATCTTTATGAAAGTGAGTCTAAGAATGAAGACAAAACCAAATCCACTATTGAGTCAAGTGAGCGAAAAGGTTTAGACGGTTTGTCTGTTGAGGAGATCATTGAGACGGTGATCAAACCAGCTGGTCTAGAGGCCAAGGTTTGCCCTTCCGGAGAATCAAAGATTACCTATCACGTGGAGAAAACCGAACAGGGGGACGGCTCGATGAAGACTCAGATTGTGTTGCAGTCTAAGGTGGCGGAGGAGGTGGATGTTTCAGAGGAATCCGCCCTGGATCAGCTGCTGAGCCAAGGGGTGAAGAAGGTATCCTTGGAGGACATTGAGGACACAGCGACAGGAAGCATGATCAGGAACCTGCTCAGTGGCCTACAGGCAGAAGGGAGCCTGCAAAATAAGTCTGTCAATGTGGAAATTATTGAGCAGCCGGTGGAGTCTTACGAGGAAGAAGTTACTGAGGAGTCTAGATCTTGTTATGGGCCCTCTGCATATTTCCAAATTGAGGAGATGGAAGAAGACCAAGATACGCACTTTGAGAAGAGCGGTGATGACACCACGAAAAGGTCCAAAGTTGGAACAGTTCAGGCTCAGGAGGAGAGTGAGGCTTTATATTTCACCCATGACCAAGAGCCCGCTGAGTATTTTGTCTCCACACCAGACGATAATCTCTCTGAACCCGAGGAGGGTTGCGGCATTACCTCATACGGTCATTACGGCATGGTGGATGACTTGTCTGATGAGAGGTATTATCAAGATGACCGACTTCCACCAACCAGAACCATCCTTGAAGAAAACGACCAGTATAGATTTATGTCTGATCGGACTTTTCTCAAAGAGAGCATTCCCGAGTGCATCATTGAAGAGGAGATCCGCGTCTCGCCTGTAGTGCAGGAGTCGATGCTCGAGTTCCTGCGAGAGGACTCGTTGGAGCCCAAAGAGCAACTGAGGGGAGCTTTGGAGAAGTTACAAGGCTCCGTGTCAGGTCCACTGAGGGAGGAGTTGGCTTTCCTCACTAAAGTAAGCAGCGAAAGTCCACAGAACGTCGCCGTTGACATCAAGAAGGTGCAGCAGTCAAGCGGCAGCGGAACCACCACCATCGTCGCCGAGCTGAACGTCTCGCAAACGCTGGAGGACTCCGGCCTGCTGGACGAGGACGATTTATCAGAGGAGCAGATCATGGCCGCGCTGAGGTCGTCCCACTTTGGGGGCGCCTTGCAGGGAGGATCTGGGGAAGGGTACACCTTCAGGATCTCCAAGGAACAGCGTGTTGTGGTGGACGATGATTTTGACATTGCGAGGGAAGGCGAGTCTTCGTCCCTCGTCACCGAGAGACAGATCAAAGTCGGGCCATCTGAGAagaggtcgatttccatcaagacGGAGGGACACAGCAGCCATACTGACGTTAGCTCAGATCAAGAGTGA